A region of Pseudopipra pipra isolate bDixPip1 chromosome 10, bDixPip1.hap1, whole genome shotgun sequence DNA encodes the following proteins:
- the SCG2 gene encoding secretogranin-2, with protein MAETKTLQPGAACTLTFFFVLICWVDAASFQQHQLLQKDPDYVMKNLQRLPNPDMIKALEYIEDLRKQANKGESSPDYSSYQSVPYLLQQKESKDQTHLPDNVRDSLTEDESQWVKVMLEALRQAEKESKAGPKENKPYGLSSDNSFPAGVSDDYEAYKWPERWQKYLKMPLGHYEDSSRDSPFKRTNEIVEEQYTPQSLATLESVFQELGKMAGPSNHKKERLDEDQKLYTDDEDDVYKVNNIAYEDVVGGEDWNPIEEKVESQTQEEIKDSKEEIDKHEEEIDDEMKRSGKLNFLEDEIRRDNKDQMSEDVSKLMNYYLKRLMGSAGNRKLRTGELEEKRASMFLDKQLDPQSIAQLIEISRNLQIPPEDLIDILKAGEKKQLQSERLEAEQEVEFPEDLDEIAETNLGQSDIFKNNVNSKNGYMKQPLIPENLPEDLNIEDIVSLLGNDNLANQNPSYLLNRLNQDNDLPRLSYIPRRLKGHLFPKAAWMNDLERRQMEYEKLNEKDEELADYLAKVLAKYPEVINTNQMKRVPASESNLQEDDHLEQAIREHLNQLEPQEAAKLASLSKRLSMAGEADDTQNRQYLDEDMLAKVLEYLKQEKSELERDHITKRAMENM; from the coding sequence atggcAGAAACTAAAACcctccagcctggagcagcctgCACTCTCACCTTTTTCTTTGTCCTCATCTGTTGGGTTGATGCAGCTTCCTTCCAGCAGCATCAGCTGCTTCAGAAAGATCCAGACTATGTAATGAAAAACTTACAAAGACTCCCAAACCCTGATATGATCAAAGCACTGGAATACATAGAAGATCTTCGCAAGCAAGCTAACAAGGGAGAAAGCAGCCCTGATTACAGCTCTTATCAAAGTGTCCCATATCTCCTGcaacagaaagaaagcaaggaTCAGACTCACCTACCAGATAATGTAAGGGATTCTTTGACTGAAGATGAGTCCCAGTGGGTTAAGGTAATGTTGGAAGCCTTGCGGCAAGCTGAGAAAGAGTCAAAAGCTGGCCCAAAGGAGAATAAACCTTACGGTCTGAGTTCAGATAACAGCTTTCCAGCTGGAGTAAGTGATGATTACGAGGCTTACAAGTGGCCTGAGAGGTGGCAAAAGTATCTCAAAATGCCACTTGGGCACTATGAAGACAGTTCAAGAGACAGTCCTTTCAAGCGTACCAATGAAATCGTGGAAGAGCAGTACACCCCCCAAAGCCTTGCCACGCTGGAGTCTGTGTTTCAGGAGCTGGGGAAGATGGCAGGACCGAGTAACCACAAGAAAGAAAGGCTGGATGAGGACCAGAAATTGTATAcagatgatgaagatgatgtGTATAAAGTGAATAACATTGCCTATGAAGATGTGGTTGGAGGAGAAGATTGGAATCCCATAGAGGAAAAAGTAGAAAGCCAAACCCAGGAAGAGATAAAAGACAGCAAAGAGGAAATTGATAAACATGAAGAGGAGATTGACGATGAAATGAAAAGATCAGGGAAGCTCAACTTCCTTGAGGATGAAATAAGAAGAGACAATAAAGATCAAATGTCAGAGGATGTTTCAAAGCTAATGAATTATTACCTGAAGAGGCTGATGGGTAGTGCTGGGAATAGGAAATTAAGGACTGGAGAACTTGAGGAAAAAAGAGCATCAATGTTTTTGGATAAACAACTTGATCCTCAGTCTATAGCTCAGCTGATAGAAATCTCAAGGAATTTACAAATTCCTCCTGAGGATTTAATAGACATATtgaaagctggagaaaaaaagcagcttcagAGTGAAAGGTTGGAAGCTGAGCAGGAAGTAGAATTCCCAGAAGACCTCGACGAGATAGCTGAAACCAATCTAGGACAGAgtgatatatttaaaaataatgtaaactCTAAAAATGGGTACATGAAGCAGCCTCTTATTCCAGAAAATCTACCTGAAGACCTCAATATTGAAGATATTGTCAGTCTTCTGGGAAATGACAATTTAGCTAATCAGAATCCCTCCTATTTACTAAATCGTCTTAATCAAGACAATGATTTGCCAAGACTGTCTTACATTCCCAGAAGATTGAAAGGACACCTGTTTCCTAAAGCTGCCTGGATGAACGATTTGGAAAGGCGACAAATGGAGTATGAGAAACTGAATGAGAAGGACGAAGAACTGGCCGATTACTTGGCCAAGGTGTTGGCAAAGTACCCAGAAGTAATCAATACGAACCAGATGAAACGAGTCCCAGCTTCTGAAAGCAACCTGCAGGAAGATGATCACCTGGAGCAGGCCATCAGAGAGCACCTAAATCAGCTGGAACCACAGGAGGCTGCCAAGTTGGCTTCGCTCAGCAAAAGGCTCTCCATGGCGGGGGAAGCTGATGACACACAGAACAGGCAGTATCTGGATGAGGATATGCTAGCAAAGGTGCTAGAGTATCTAAAACAGGAGAAATCAGAGCTTGAAAGAGATCACATTACTAAGCGAGCGATGGAAAACATGTAA